In Mongoliitalea daihaiensis, one DNA window encodes the following:
- a CDS encoding CheR family methyltransferase, translated as MGQKGEIKKGKTSITEESERELFLIVAIGASAGGLEAISELLKYLDPDTGMAFIFVQHLSPDHKSMLTPLLAKITSMDVKEVEDRVLIKPNNFYIIPPDKEISVEKGHIILSPRPESPKVNLPIDILFSSLAKTHKVHVIGIILSGSATDGTIGLKSIKQEGGLTFAQDQSAKFISMPQSAISTGIVDFILSPKEIAFELNRISKLPTVRVSGPLNGEEDDIEDDNPDFIAILHSLQKFAGVDFSVYKSRTIKRRILRRMMLCKSYDLNTYRQLIGESNEEMKILYQDLLINVTSFFRDPDTYKYLKESLLPRLLQTKNEKDKLRVWVPACSSGEEALSIAMMILEVQQKTGNHVPIQIFATDLSEKEIRKARTGLYTSNELQSVSPKRLHRFFTKSDSNYRISKTIKDICVFAPHNLLKDPPFSRIDFISCRNLLIYLSSPAQKRVLATFHYALNQNGFLMLGKAETISSSTDLFSEVNKKHKVYSRKSSATSSILPQPTSRVPKDFSHRIQKEDGNDSKSGIPKTPIVHTKRNLDQIIDAVLLADYLPACVVINHQMEILQFRGNTDVYFSHVSGKASLNILKMVRKEIAFGLRSLISKSIKAKKSIRKTGIEVNFHNEIYVISIEVAPLLVELEEELMIVVFSQHDQASGLHRLKATDDMQDTQLMLKENRIRQLEEELASSQEDALDLAQEQERYIAELQSANEEVVSSNEELQTVNEELETSKEELESSNEELITTNQELQTRNELLNESYGYSNAIISTLHEPMIVLDKFFRIRTVNQSFLRIFQLNEQQTEGKHLFDLENGHWNIPSLRELLEQIIPKNPSFSNFKITHSFPRIGEREFFLNASSIIQKSHGEELILLSFNDVTDAERIQKNRLEGFTKDIEESRIYNLKLEKAVKERTNQLNQSNKILAEKNIELEKMNKELEAFAYVSSHDLKEPLRKIQTFADRILDSEIENLSPKGQMYFLHMQKSSNRMQMLIEDLLSFTSLNSAERKFEATNLEEIIKDVQIEMKEDLDKNQAQIKLHDLCEVNVIPFQFRQLIHNMISNSLKFAKPTIPVKINISCKLVTHDKIKILENLQHKLYHHICFSDNGIGFDQEYSKRIFEVFEKLHSKDEYAGTGIGLAIVKKIVENHHGFIKATSESNKGTIFDIYLPAKK; from the coding sequence ATGGGACAAAAAGGGGAAATAAAAAAAGGTAAAACATCTATTACAGAGGAGTCTGAGAGAGAGTTGTTTCTGATAGTCGCCATTGGCGCATCTGCCGGTGGACTAGAAGCTATTTCTGAACTGCTGAAATATTTGGATCCAGATACAGGGATGGCGTTTATTTTTGTCCAGCATCTCAGCCCTGACCATAAGAGTATGCTTACTCCTTTATTGGCTAAAATCACCTCCATGGATGTCAAAGAAGTGGAAGACAGGGTACTGATCAAGCCCAATAATTTCTACATCATTCCCCCTGACAAGGAAATATCAGTTGAAAAAGGCCATATCATACTATCCCCAAGGCCAGAAAGCCCAAAGGTAAATTTACCAATAGATATCCTTTTTTCTTCACTTGCCAAGACACATAAGGTTCATGTAATCGGGATCATTCTTAGCGGAAGTGCAACTGACGGAACGATTGGCCTAAAGTCAATTAAGCAAGAAGGAGGCTTGACCTTTGCGCAAGACCAATCGGCTAAATTTATTAGTATGCCACAATCTGCCATATCTACGGGTATAGTAGACTTTATTCTATCTCCAAAAGAAATTGCTTTTGAATTGAATAGAATCAGTAAGCTTCCTACGGTGAGAGTTTCAGGTCCATTGAATGGAGAGGAAGATGATATTGAAGACGATAACCCCGATTTCATAGCTATCCTGCATAGTCTTCAAAAATTTGCAGGTGTAGATTTTTCGGTTTACAAGTCGCGTACGATCAAGCGGAGGATTTTGAGAAGAATGATGCTTTGTAAATCATATGATCTCAACACATACAGACAACTGATTGGGGAGAGCAATGAAGAAATGAAAATTCTCTATCAGGACCTCTTGATCAATGTGACTAGTTTTTTCAGAGATCCTGATACCTATAAGTATTTGAAGGAATCCCTCCTCCCTAGGCTTCTTCAGACAAAAAATGAAAAGGACAAATTAAGGGTGTGGGTGCCTGCTTGTTCCTCAGGTGAAGAGGCACTATCGATTGCTATGATGATCCTGGAAGTTCAGCAGAAGACAGGAAATCATGTGCCTATACAGATTTTTGCTACAGACCTTAGCGAGAAAGAAATCAGGAAGGCAAGAACTGGCCTTTATACATCAAATGAATTGCAGTCTGTTTCCCCCAAACGTCTTCACCGTTTTTTTACCAAAAGCGACAGCAATTACAGGATATCCAAAACCATCAAGGATATTTGTGTTTTTGCTCCCCATAATCTGCTTAAAGATCCTCCTTTTTCAAGAATTGATTTCATTAGCTGTAGAAATCTTCTGATCTATCTCAGTAGTCCAGCCCAAAAGAGGGTATTGGCAACCTTTCATTATGCTTTGAATCAGAATGGCTTCCTAATGCTGGGAAAAGCAGAAACCATAAGTTCTTCCACTGATCTGTTTTCAGAAGTAAACAAAAAACATAAAGTCTATTCCAGAAAAAGTAGTGCCACTTCTAGTATTTTACCACAACCCACGTCAAGAGTGCCAAAAGATTTCAGCCACCGTATTCAGAAAGAAGATGGAAACGATTCCAAATCCGGAATTCCAAAAACACCTATTGTACATACCAAAAGGAACTTAGATCAAATAATTGATGCAGTTCTTCTTGCAGATTATTTGCCTGCATGTGTGGTTATCAATCATCAGATGGAAATACTTCAATTTAGGGGCAACACAGATGTATACTTTAGCCATGTTTCCGGGAAAGCTTCCTTGAATATCCTGAAAATGGTAAGAAAGGAAATAGCGTTTGGCTTAAGGAGTCTGATATCCAAATCCATCAAGGCCAAGAAGAGTATCCGAAAAACAGGTATTGAAGTTAATTTCCATAATGAAATTTATGTCATTAGTATTGAAGTGGCCCCTCTTCTTGTTGAATTGGAAGAAGAATTGATGATAGTTGTTTTTTCCCAACATGATCAGGCTTCAGGTCTTCATCGGCTAAAGGCTACAGATGATATGCAGGATACTCAATTAATGCTAAAGGAAAATAGAATAAGACAGCTCGAAGAAGAATTGGCATCTTCCCAGGAAGATGCCCTTGACCTTGCTCAAGAACAGGAGAGGTATATTGCGGAACTGCAGAGTGCTAATGAAGAAGTGGTGTCAAGTAATGAAGAGTTGCAGACTGTAAATGAAGAATTGGAAACATCTAAGGAAGAATTAGAATCTTCTAACGAAGAACTGATTACAACTAATCAAGAGCTGCAGACCAGAAATGAACTGCTTAATGAGTCCTACGGGTATTCGAATGCCATTATTTCAACATTACATGAGCCCATGATTGTCCTAGATAAATTTTTCCGAATAAGGACAGTCAACCAATCCTTTTTGAGAATCTTCCAACTCAATGAGCAACAGACAGAAGGGAAGCATTTATTTGATCTTGAAAACGGTCATTGGAATATTCCAAGTTTGAGGGAGTTGCTCGAACAGATTATTCCAAAGAATCCCTCTTTTAGCAATTTCAAAATTACGCATTCTTTTCCCCGGATAGGGGAAAGGGAATTTTTTTTAAATGCTAGCAGTATTATTCAAAAAAGTCATGGGGAAGAACTAATCCTGCTTTCATTTAACGATGTAACAGATGCTGAGAGAATCCAGAAAAATAGACTGGAAGGGTTTACGAAGGATATTGAAGAAAGTAGAATCTATAATCTAAAGCTTGAAAAAGCTGTGAAAGAGAGAACCAACCAGCTAAATCAATCTAATAAAATCCTTGCCGAGAAGAATATTGAACTTGAAAAAATGAACAAGGAACTTGAGGCTTTTGCCTATGTCTCCAGTCATGATTTAAAAGAACCGCTCCGAAAGATCCAAACTTTTGCCGACAGGATTCTGGATAGTGAAATAGAAAATTTATCACCAAAAGGACAAATGTATTTTCTTCATATGCAAAAATCTTCGAATAGGATGCAAATGCTTATCGAGGATTTATTGAGTTTTACCAGTCTTAACTCTGCAGAAAGAAAATTTGAAGCGACCAATTTGGAAGAGATTATCAAAGATGTGCAGATAGAAATGAAAGAAGATCTGGATAAGAATCAAGCTCAAATAAAGCTCCATGATTTATGTGAGGTAAATGTTATTCCATTTCAGTTCCGGCAGTTGATACATAATATGATCAGCAATTCCTTAAAATTTGCCAAGCCAACAATTCCTGTGAAAATCAATATTTCCTGCAAGCTTGTAACCCATGATAAAATTAAAATTTTGGAAAATTTACAACATAAATTATATCACCATATTTGTTTTTCAGATAATGGGATAGGTTTTGATCAGGAGTACAGTAAAAGGATTTTTGAAGTTTTTGAAAAGCTCCACAGTAAAGATGAATATGCTGGAACAGGAATAGGTTTGGCCATTGTGAAAAAGATTGTGGAAAACCACCATGGTTTTATTAAAGCAACAAGCGAATCAAATAAAGGAACTATCTTTGATATATACCTCCCAGCAAAAAAATGA
- a CDS encoding response regulator, giving the protein MKSNPLKIVLADDDEADRLLFIEAFDELKSGNSVQTVNDGVELMELLRQTVIENLPDILFLDINMPKKNGLDCLKEIRADQKFKEVSVAIFTTSSSQRDMEETFLLGANVYINKPNNFQQLKKLLEKALSYSNVYQDPPFNKDNFILNVE; this is encoded by the coding sequence ATGAAAAGCAATCCTTTAAAAATTGTACTTGCAGATGATGATGAAGCGGATAGGCTTTTGTTTATCGAGGCTTTTGATGAATTGAAAAGCGGAAACTCCGTTCAGACAGTCAATGATGGAGTCGAGCTTATGGAACTGTTACGGCAAACAGTTATTGAAAACTTGCCAGACATATTGTTCTTAGATATTAATATGCCCAAAAAGAACGGATTGGATTGTTTAAAAGAAATCCGTGCTGATCAAAAATTCAAAGAAGTCTCTGTAGCTATTTTTACGACATCTTCTTCCCAAAGAGATATGGAGGAGACCTTTCTTTTAGGAGCAAATGTCTATATCAACAAGCCCAATAACTTTCAACAGTTAAAAAAACTACTTGAAAAAGCTTTGTCTTATTCAAACGTATACCAAGATCCACCTTTCAATAAGGATAATTTTATTTTAAATGTAGAATAA
- a CDS encoding helix-turn-helix domain-containing protein: MENQKIHIKYMVSLRCIMVVKEELKKLGVKYCIVSLGEVEILGKITKQQKDDLSINLKKIGLELLDDKKSILINKVKNEIVIMIHHSESLPKINFSDFLSEKLGYDYTYLSNIFTEVQGITIQQFIIYNKIEKVKELLVYDELNLTEISYLVGYSSVAHLSNQFKKVTGLTPSFFKHIKQQRQKSLKNI, translated from the coding sequence ATGGAAAATCAAAAAATTCATATCAAATACATGGTCAGCCTCCGATGTATTATGGTGGTCAAAGAAGAACTCAAAAAATTAGGTGTCAAATACTGTATAGTCAGTTTAGGGGAAGTTGAAATCCTGGGAAAGATTACCAAACAACAAAAAGATGATTTGAGTATTAATCTAAAAAAGATAGGTCTTGAGCTCCTTGATGATAAAAAGAGCATTTTGATAAATAAAGTTAAAAATGAGATCGTTATCATGATTCATCATTCAGAATCATTGCCTAAAATTAATTTTTCTGACTTTCTCAGTGAAAAGCTCGGGTATGATTACACTTATCTTTCCAATATTTTTACAGAAGTGCAGGGAATAACCATACAGCAGTTCATTATTTATAACAAAATTGAAAAAGTGAAAGAATTATTGGTTTATGATGAGCTCAACCTTACAGAAATTTCATATCTAGTGGGTTATAGCAGTGTTGCCCATCTTTCCAATCAATTCAAAAAAGTTACAGGATTAACGCCTTCTTTCTTTAAACATATCAAACAACAGCGTCAAAAATCTTTAAAAAACATTTGA